Proteins encoded in a region of the Kryptolebias marmoratus isolate JLee-2015 linkage group LG14, ASM164957v2, whole genome shotgun sequence genome:
- the LOC108231013 gene encoding nipped-B-like protein B isoform X2, whose translation MNGDMPHVPITTLAGIASLTDLLNQLPLPSPLPATTAKSLLYNGRISDEVSSLLVCRDENLVTQLAHSLNQVSTEHIELKDNLGNDEPEGDMPVLLQTLLSMNPRIFRDKSMLTQYEVLGGALQQPLIQQYKISQNQVHGSPASNYQQTTVPQSPSGCFTSPQCGTATQFVPQNSPIPSPYTPQSPADYIQYNPPSYSHHQQTQQVASGVRNIHDNKVSEQLSSNSSNHNTRLGSDEDYTNVAHRLEDEENDSSIKVAAFPVKSHPACSPAGSEETAKRFRPPLIMQSPPVEVPQGAAPDLLLTATDRKKKHRDRSKEENEHVDKNVFYDIVSSPSKDSAKLTLKLSRVKVQDLNQPEELSPRSNMDSDHKTVILNSNSQLFCTPQDFSHKLEAEEQENCQQVAVQPNPKETGIIGVFDDSEIDALAEIDRIERESASERERCSKEVQDKDKPLKKRKQDTYPQEHEVETNEGPTVHGTNIINKLTPKKSSTASNGASRPALMVSIDLQHAGRIIGQPVVVLEPQPLCEDHIFRIKTNADGKVSKVAENRPEIIKQLPDTSNMSGADERKDTPKQKQESLRELRHKHDTKTKTDSDRGRSDDIQPDMTRQKHDRLSDPRHKEEKNNNSHRSHGSRPETPKPTGKVDSSSRHEEDKGGLTEKDMDIETQRDRGEDKGKLRDTGKARDKVKPRERDKDRDKDGCRDKDGDEDKEISIDKDKDRNRVKNRNMDREKDKNRTRGKEKGIDTEEVMDGNGGKEKWIDKEKDRNGDKDRDEDKGMNRNKDRNRVKNADTNGEKDKDRNRGKEKDLDREKNKDRNRGKEKVINREMDKDRNGDRDRDENKEKNREKDRNKVRNRDTDREKDKDRNRDKEKDLDREKDKGKNRDKEKELDREKDKGRNRDKDLDRERDKGRNGDKDRDEDKEINRDKDKDRNRVKNRDLDREKGKDRNRGKEKDMDREIDKDRNGDKDRDEDKEMNRDKDRNRVKNRDMDREKDKDRNRGKDKDMDKEKDRERDANRDKDGDKNRKHRTLSKEVCNKSFLDQGNKPEIPKTKYDGSRKSADVNGGQKMVSFCLQKPTNKDHNTSGDGRASCLAGSKRPATETKASELPPYLLGGSTGSLKNFVIPKLNRDGADKDLKSTLACGWSEPLVRLERVSLVETLNKTTKPIVALKRLSVEEVKRIIKDSKNAHGSRSKYWSSFENSTRGTFCERANKRRHSMISQRSKYAESDSDDEDDRKSDSDSDSDSQSARKKKKRSHDRTWKFEEKRGSRDHRRSGGFSNSRRNRDWCSDDSDESSPPPSFNNVSRKMKKKEKQKSRMMFDSMTLEEKLDSSTFKRFTSSVDNILESLEDVDLTATDDDEIPQELLLGKQQLSELGSDSAKIKAMGIFNKFSSSKLVKILNILEKNIQDSVTLSTLMSHDNDSMDEERLWRDLIMERVTKSADACLTALNIMTSPHMPKVVYLEDVIERVLQFSKFHLQSTLYPQYDPAYRSGGGTHTSKSKRAKSSGHKQKVVVVLYNKVCDIISNISELLEIQLLTDTTILQVSNLGITPFFVENVSELQLCAITLVTAVFSRYGKHRQLILEDIFTSLARLPTNKRSLRNFRLNSSDSDGDPLYIQMVSALVLQLIQCVVNFPFEKENDEERSKKVDKDVLITNSYETAMRTAQNFLSVFLKKCGSKQGEEDYRPLFENFVHDLLFAVNKPEWPAAELLLSLLGRLLVHQFSNKQTEMALRVASLDYLGTVASRLRKDALSSKMDQRAIDRILKETPGSDEVQQLQKALLDFVDGNINTDPALLFARNFYIAQWYRDNTVEVEKALKFQNENDEDTKGRLHYKNVDTTEEVAQTAEARKKFLRKIIRNTPLNFSSVRVNCDTVDYEDSCLIVRYLASMRPFAQSFDIYLSQILRVLGESAIAVRTKAMKSLSEVVAVDPSILARLDMQRGVHCRLMDNSTSVREAAVELLGRFVLSRPELIEQYYDMLIERILDTGISVRKRVIKILRDICLEHPDFHKTTEMCVKMIRRVNDEEGIKKLVNETFQKLWFSPTPSHDKEAMARKILNITDVVLACKDSGYDWFEQLLQNLLKSEEDSSYKPTKKACTQLVDNLVEHILKYEESIADCEDKGVNSGRLVACITTLYLITKIRAQFMVKHAMTMQPYLTIKCNTQNDLVVICNVAKILELVVPLMDSPSETFLNTIEEDLMKLIIKYGMMVVQHCVSCLGAIVNKVTHNYKFVWACFNRFYGALIKLKTQHQEDASSSTLAANKPTLLRSLFTVGALCRHFDFDQEEFKGANKIIIKEKVLELLLYFTTHADEEVQIKAIIGLGFQFIMHPELMFVQDIKVLYNNMLSDDNSAVSLKIQVLKNLQTYLQEEDSRMQEADREWKKQAKQEDLKEMGDISSGMSSSIMQIYLKQVLESFFHSQSTVRHFALNVVTLTLSQGLVHPVQCVPYLIAMGTDPEPTMKNKADQQLVEIDKKYSGFIHMKAVAGLKMSYQVQHAINGGKSAAIRGFRHDDSDSALCSHLYTMVRGNRQHRRAFLISLLNLFDDSSKTEVNMLLFIADNLACFPYLTQEEPLFIMHHIDITLSISGSNLLQSFKECLRKEPIRHEKKVKTKKRKKKHSRRRKNSSDEDDEDEDEEEEQSSSTSSSSDEEEEEVHRRKKPGAPDLDSDLEDEEAVMDRLPDNTTPLMEFASASQGVLLLLVLKQHLKNLYGFSDSKIQKYSPTESAKVYDKAVNRKSKVHFNPRQTLNYLKSDLASRELSYETKKNIVKQYFDFKVLMEHLDRDEEDEEGGEANANARNKAINSLLKGPKPQNHNHSDHKAPVYTDDEESEEDRPARKARRGGDTTEDSGHEAVEAADVVAVFRPKYKDRPQIAKVIQKTRGGYSIHWMTGSYSGPWAVAKKRDGRKKVPWVDTVKESDIICKKISLTSAQKLTNKTAQTLRALYAAKEAATS comes from the exons ATGAATGGTGATATGCCTCATGTTCCCATCACTACTCTTGCTGGAATCGCTAGCCTAACCGACT TATTAAACCAGCTGCCTTTGCCTTCTCCTCTTCCGGCCACCACTGCTAAGAGTCTGCTCTACAATGGAAGGATCTCCGACGAGGTCAGCAGCCTGTTGGTGTGTCGAGACGAGAATCTGGTGACTCAGCTGGCACACAGCCTTAACCAGGTTTCCACTGAACACAT AGAGCTAAAGGACAACCTGGGCAATGACGAACCCGAGGGTGATATGCCAGTACTTCTTCAAACTCTACTGTCCATGAACCCCAGGATCTTCAGGGACAAAAGTATGCTAACCCAGTACGAGGTTTTGGGTG GTGCATTACAGCAGCCACTGATACAGCAGTATAAGATTTCTCAGAATCAAGTTCATGGGAGCCCAGCATCAAACTATCAGCAAACCACTGTCCCTCAGAGCCCCTCTGG ATGCTTTACGTCCCCGCAGTGTGGGACGGCTACTCAGTTTGTACCTCAGAACAGTCCAATACCGAGTCCCTATACCCCTCAGAGCCCAGCGGACTACATCCAGTACAACCCACCCAGTTACTCCCATCATCAGCAAACTCAGCAAG TTGCTAGTGGTGTGAGAAATATCCATGACAACAAAGTCTCTGAACAGCTGTCAAGTAATTCTTCTAATCATAATACAAGACTCGGCTCGGATGAGGACTACACGAACGTCGCTCATAGGCTGGAAGATGAG GAAAATGACTCTTCAATAAAGGTTGCTGCATTTCCCGTTAAATCTCATCCTGCGTGTTCCCCTGCTGGGAGTGAAGAGACAGCAAAAA ggtTCAGACCTCCCCTCATCATGCAGTCGCCTCCAGTTGAAGTGCCACAAGGTGCAGCTCCTGACCTGCTCCTCACGGCAACCGACCGCAAAAAGAAGCACAGAGACCGGAGTAAAGAAGAAAACGAGCACGTGGACAAAAATGTCTTCTATGACATAGTTAGTTCTCCATCCAAGGACTCTGCCAAGCTGACTTTAAAGCTCTCCAGAGTGAAGGTTCAAGACCTGAATCAACCTGAAGAGCTCTCCCCGAGGTCAAATATGGACTCAGACCACAAAACGGTTATACTGAACAGCAACAGTCAGCTGTTCTGTACTCCCCAAGACTTTTCGCACAAGTTAGAAGCTGAGGAGCAGGAGAACTGTCAACAGGTTGCTGTGCAGCCAAATCCCAAGGAAACCGGAATCATCGGCGTGTTTGATGACTCTGAAATCGACGCACTTGCAGAAATTGACAGAATAGAACGCGAATCGGCCAGTGAGAGAGAACGATGCTCTAAAGAGGTCCAGGACAAag ATAAGCCACTGAAAAAACGTAAACAAGACACATATCCTCAGGAACACGAAGTTGAGACAAATGAGGGGCCTACTGTACATGGGACCAACATCATCAACAAGCTGACACCCAAAAAATCAAGTACTGCCAGTAACGGCGCCAGTCGGCCTGCCTTGATGGTCAGTATTGATCTACAGCACGCTGGCAGAATAATCGGACAGCCCGTAGTGGTCTTGGAACCACAGCCATTGTGTGAAGATCACATATTTCGCATCAAGACAAATGCTGACGGAAAGGTCAGTAAAGTTGCTGAAAACAGACCTGAGATCATCAAACAGCTTCCTGACACCTCCAATATGTCGGGCGCCGATGAGCGTAAAGACACCCCTAAGCAGAAGCAGGAAAGCCTGCGGGAATTAAGACACAAACACgatactaaaactaaaacagacagCGACAGGGGACGCTCAGACGACATACAGCCGGACATGACACGGCAAAAACACGACAGGCTTTCAGATCCGCGtcacaaagaggaaaagaaCAATAACAGTCACCGCTCCCACGGCAGCAGACCCGAAACTCCAAAACCCACGGGCAAGGTGGACAGTAGCTCTAGACATGAAGAAGACAAAGGCGGGCTTACAGAAAAGGATATGGACATAGAgacacagagggacagaggagagGACAAAGGCAAACTCAGAGATACAGGCAAAGCTAGAGATAAGGTCAAACCCAGAGAAAGAGACAAGGACAGGGATAAAGACGGGTGTAGAGACAAAGACGGGGACGAAGACAAAGAGATAAGCATAGATAAAGACAAAGACAGGAATAgagtcaaaaacagaaacatggacagagaaaaagacaagaacaggactagaggaaaggaaaaaggcATAGACACAGAAGAAGTCATGGATGGGAATGGAGGCAAGGAGAAATGgatagacaaagaaaaagacagaaatggagacaaagacagagatgAAGATAAAGggatgaacagaaacaaagacaggaacagaGTCAAAAACGCAGACACCAACGGAGAAAAGGACAAGGACAGGAATAGAGGCAAAGAAAAAGACttggacagagaaaaaaacaaggacaggaatagagggaaagaaaaagttaTCAACAGAGAAATGGACAAGGACAGGaatggagacagagacagagatgaaaataaagagaagaacagagaaaaagacagGAATAAAGTCAGAAACAGAGACACggacagagaaaaagacaaggaCAGGAatagagacaaagagaaagacttggacagagaaaaagacaaaggcaagaatagagacaaagaaaaggagttggacagagaaaaagacaaggGCAGGAATAGAGACAAAGACTTggacagagaaagagacaagGGCAGAAatggagacaaagacagagatgAAGATAAAGAAATTAACAGAGATAAAGACAAAGATAGGAACAGAGTCAAAAACAGAGACTTGGACAGAGAAAAAGGCAAGGACAGGAATAGAGGCAAAGAAAAGGACATGGACAGAGAAATAGACAAGGACAGGAatggagacaaagacagagatgAAGATAAAGAAATGAACAGAGATAAAGACAGGAATAGAGTCAAAAACAGAGACAtggacagagaaaaagacaaggaCAGGAACAGAGGCAAAGATAAAGACatggacaaagaaaaagacagagaaaggGACGCAAATAGAGACAAAGACGGAGACAAGAACAGGAAGCACCGGACATTGTCAAAAGAAGTGTGCAACAAAAGCTTTCTTGATCAGGGCAACAAACCTGAAATCCCCAAAACGAAATATGATGGAAGCAGAAAATCGGCTGACGTGAACGGCGGACAGAAGATGGTCAGCTTCTGCCttcaaaaacccacaaacaagGACCATAACACAAGCGGGGACGGCAGAGCCAGCTGCCTGGCTGGGAGCAAACGACCAGCCACTGAGACGAAGGCCAGCGAGCTCCCGCCGTACCTGCTGGGCGGCAGTACGGGAAGCCTGAAGAACTTTGTGATCCCGAAACTGAACAGAGACGGAGCCGACAAGGACCTCAAGAGCACACTGGCTTGCGGCTGGAGCGAACCCCTGGTGAGGCTGGAGAGGGTGTCGCTGGTAGAGAccctaaacaaaacaaccaaacccATCGTCGCGCTCAAGAGACTCAGCGTTGAGGAAGTGAAAAGGATCATTAAGGACAGCAAGAACGCACACGGCTCCCGATCCAAATACTGGTCCTCGTTTGAAAACTCCACCAGAG GGACGTTTTGTGAGAGAGCAAATAAGCGACGGCACAGCATGATTAGTCAGAGGTCTAAATATGCTGAGTCAGACTCGGACGACGAGGATGATAGAAAGTCGGACTCTGACTCGGACTCCGACAGCCAGT CcgcaagaaaaaagaaaaagagaagccATGACAGGACGTGGAAGTTCGAGGAGAAGAGGGGCTCCAGGGACCACCGGCGGAGCGGGGGCTTCTCTAACTCGCGCCGCAATCGGGATTGGTGCTCAGACGATTCAGACGAAAGCTCTCCGCCGCCAAGCTTTAACAACG TTTccagaaaaatgaagaaaaaggagaagcagaaaagcagaatgATGTTCGACTCTATGACATTAGAGG AAAAGCTGGACTCCTCTACATTTAAGAGATTTACATCCAGCGTGGACAACATCCTGGAGAGCCTTGAGGACGTAGACCTCACTGCAACAG ACGACGACGAGATTCCTCAAGAGCTCCTCCTTgggaagcagcagctgagcgAGCTTGGCAGCGATTCTGCCAAGATTAAAGCTATGGGCATCTTTAACaag TTTTCTTCCAGTAAACTGGTGAAAATTTTGAACATCCTGGAAAAGAACATCCAAGACAGCGTCACTCTCTCCACCCTGATGAGCCAC GACAACGACTCCATGGACGAGGAGCGTCTGTGGCGTGACCTGATCATGGAGCGCGTGACCAAGTCTGCAGACGCCTGTTTGACCGCGCTCAACATAATGACGTCTCCTCACATGCCTAAAGTTGTTTACTTGGAGGACGTGATCGAGCGGGTGCTGCAGTTCTCCAAGTTCCACCTGCAGAGCACTCTGTACCCGCAGTACGACCCTGCCTACAGAAGTGGAG GTGGGACACATACTTCAAAGTCAAAGAGAGCAAAGTCTTCCGGCCACAAACAGAAGGTGGTTGTGGTTCTCTACAACAAAGTCTGCGATATTATCAGCAACATCTCCGAGCTCCTCGAGATCCAGCTGCTCACCGACACCACCATCCTCCAG gtgtccAACCTTGGTATTACACCCTTTTTTGTGGAGAACGTCAGCGAACTGCAGCTATGTGCCATCACACTCGTGACAGCA gtgttcTCTCGTTACGGGAAGCACAGGCAGCTCATCCTTGAAGACATTTTCACCTCCCTGGCTAGACTTCCTACGAATAAACGCAGCCTCAGGAACTTCAG GCTGAACAGCAGTGATTCAGACGGAGACCCCTTGTACATCCAGATGGTCTCGGCCCTCGTTCTCCAACTCATCCAGTGTGTGGTTAACTTTCCCTTTGAGAAAGAGAACGACGAGGAACGCAGTAAAAAG GTGGATAAAGATGTTCTCATTACAAACTCTTATGAAACTGCCATGAGGACAGCTCAGAACTTTCTCTCAGTGTTTCTCAAGAA ATGTGGCAGTAAACAGGGAGAGGAGGACTACAGGCCTCTGTTTGAGAACTTCGTTCACGACCTGCTGTTTGCTGTCAACAAGCCCGAGTGGCCTGCAGCCGAGCTGCTGCTCAGTTTACTGGGCCGACTTCTG GTGCACCAGTTCAGTAATAAGCAGACAGAAATGGCGCTCAGGGTGGCATCGCTGGACTACCTCGGCACTGTTGCGTCTCGCCTGCGTAAAGACGCTCTCTCTAGCAAGATGGACCAAAGAGCTATTGATCGCATCCTCAAAGAG ACTCCAGGCAGCGATGAGGTACAGCAACTCCAAAAGGCTTTGTTGGACTTTGTAGATGGAAACATCAATACAGATCCAGCTTTACTG TTTGCCAGGAACTTCTACATCGCCCAGTGGTACAGAGACAACACGGTCGAGGTAGAGAAGGCGCTGAAGTTTCAGAATGAGAACGACGAGGACACTAAAGGCCGGCTACATTACAAAAATGTGGACACGACCGAGGAGGTCGCGCAGACCGCCGAGGCACGGAAGAAATTCCTTCGTAAGATCATCAGGAACACACCTTTAAATTTCAGCTCTGTGAG ggTGAACTGTGACACAGTAGACTATGAAGACTCCTGTCTGATTGTCAGATATCTGGCCTCTATGAGACCGTTTGCACAGAGCTTTGACATTTATCTATCGCAG ATTCTGAGAGTGCTGGGTGAGAGCGCCATCGCAGTGAGGACCAAAGCCATGAAAAGCCTGTCTGAAGTTGTGGCCGTGGATCCGAGTATTCTAGCACGA ctggaCATGCAGCGCGGCGTGCATTGTCGCCTCATGGACAACTCCACAAGCGTACGAGAAGCAGCGGTGGAGCTTCTTGGTCGCTTTGTGCTAAGTCGACCTGAGCTCATTGAGCAATATTACGACATGCTCATCGAAAGGATACTG GACACGGGTATCAGCGTGAGAAAGAGAGTCATTAAGATCCTGAGGGACATTTGCTTGGAGCATCCAGACTTCCACAAAACCACTGAGATGTGTGTCAAGATGATCCGAAGGGTCAACGATGAAGAAGGGATCaag AAACTGGTGAATGAGACCTTCCAGAAACTCTGGTTCTCTCCCACACCCAGTCACGACAAAGAGGCCATGGCCAGGAAGATCTTGAACATCACAGATGTT GTTTTGGCTTGTAAAGATTCAGGTTATGACTGGTTTGAGCAGCTTCTGCAAAAT CTCCTGAAATCAGAGGAGGATTCTTCCTACAAACCTACCAAGAAGGCCTGCACCCAGTTAGTGGACAATTTAGTGGAACATATACTAAAATATGAAGAGTCTATCGCAG ACTGCGAAGACAAAGGAGTAAACTCTGGCCGTCTGGTAGCGTGCATCACCACTCTCTACCTGATTACTAAAATCCGAGCCCAGTTCATGGTCAAACATGCCATGACTATGCAGCCCTACCTGACCATCAAGTGCAAT acccAGAATGACTTAGTGGTGATTTGCAATGTTGCCAAAATCCTGGAGCTCGTCGTGCCTCTGATGGACAGCCCGAGCGAGACGTTCCTCAACACGATAGAGGAAGACCTGATGAAGCTTATCATCAAATACGGCATGATG GTCGTGCAGCACTGTGTGAGCTGTCTTGGTGCTATTGTGAACAAAGTCACACACAACTACAAGTTTGTTTGGGCTTGTTTCAATCGGTTCTACG GAGCTCTGATTAAACTGAAGACGCAGCACCAGGAAGACGCCAGCAGCTCCACCCTGGCTGCCAACAAACCCACCCTGCTGCGCTCCCTGTTCACTGTGGGGGCGCTCTGTCGACACTTTGACTTTGACCAAGAAGAGTTCAAGGGTGCCAACAAG ATTATCATTAAGGAAAAAGTACTGGAGCTTCTACTGTATTTCACCACTCATGCGGACGAGGAAGTTCAGATCAAGGCCATCATAGGTCTAG GGTTCCAGTTCATCATGCACCCAGAGCTCATGTTTGTGCAGGACATAAAGGTTCTGTACAACAACATGCTGTCAGATGACAACAGTGCCGTGAGTTTAAAGATCCAGGTGCTCAAGAACCTGCAGACgtacctgcaggaggaggactCCCGAATGCAAGAGGCCGACCGAGAAT GGAAGAAGCAGGCCAAGCAGGAAGATTTGAAGGAAATGGGGGACATCTCATCTGGCATGAGCAGCTCCATTATGCAGATTTACCTCAAGCAAGTGCTGGAGTCCTTCTTCCACTCCCAGTCCACCGTTCGGCACTTTGCTCTGAATGTCGTTACTCTGACTCTCAGCCAGGGCCTCGTCCACCCTGTACAG tgtgtgCCCTACCTGATTGCCATGGGAACAGATCCAGAGCCAACCATGAAGAACAAAGCAGACCAACAACTCGTGGAGATCGACAAGAAATATTCAGGTTTCATCCAT ATGAAGGCTGTCGCCGGCTTGAAGATGTCCTACCAGGTGCAGCATGCCATAAACGGAGGCAAAAGCGCGGCGATCCGAGGTTTCCGTCACGACGACTCGGACTCCGCTCTCTGCTCTCATCTGTACACGATGGTCCGCGGGAACCGACAGCACAGACGAGCGTTCCTCATCTCTCTGCTCAACCTGTTCGATGACAGCTCT AAAACGGAGGTGAACATGCTGCTGTTCATAGCCGACAACCTGGCCTGTTTCCCGTACCTAACCCAGGAAGAGCCTCTCTTCATCATGCACCACATAGACATTACTCTGTCCATCTCCGGCAGCAACCTGCTCCAGTCTTTCAAGGAG tgtttacgGAAGGAGCCCATTAGGCACGAGAAGAAGGTGAAgactaaaaagagaaaaaagaagcattcCCGCAGGAGGAAGAACAGTTCAGACGAGGACGACGAagacgaggacgaggaggaagagcagagcAGTAGCACATCCAGCAGCAGTgacgaggaagaagaggaggtcCACAGGCGAAAGAAGCCCGGAGCCCCCGACCTGGACTCGGACCTGGAAGACGAGGAGGCGGTGATGGACCGACTGCCTGACAACACGACCCCTCTGATGGAGTTTGCGAGCGCCTCTCAGGgtgtcctgctgctgctggtgctcaAGCAGCATCTGAAGAATCTCTACGGCTTCTCGGACAG caaaatCCAGAAGTACTCACCGACAGAGTCAGCCAAAGTCTACGACAAGGCGGTGAACAGGAAATCCAAGGTGCACTTCAACCCTCGTCAGACTCTGAATTACCTGAAGAGCGATCTGGCCAGCAGAGAGCTCAGCTACGAGACGAAGAAGAACATCGTCAAACAATATTTTGAT TTCAAGGTACTGATGGAGCACTTGGACCGcgacgaggaggacgaggagggggGCGAGGCCAACGCCAACGCCAGAAACAAAGCCATCAACTCGCTGCTGAAGGGCCCGAAACCCCAGAACCACAACCACAGTGATCACAAGGCTCCGGTGTACACAGACGACGAGGAGAGCGAGGAAGATCGTCCTGCG CGAAAAGCAAGGAGAGGCGGGGACACCACCGAGGACTCGGGCCACGAGGCGGTGGAAGCAGCGGACGTCGTGGCCGTCTTCCGCCCCAAATACAAAGACAGGCCGCAGATCGCCAAGGTCATCCAGAAGACCAGAGGTGGCTACAGCATCCACTGGATGACGGGCTCGTACTCCGGACCGTGGGCCGTGGCCAAGAAACGGGACGGCCGCAAAAAGGTGCCTTGGGTCGACACCGTCAAGGAGTCGGACATTATCTGCAAGAAAATCTCCTTGACGAGCGCGCAGAAGCTCACGAACAAAACGGCACAGACGTTACGGGCGCTGTACGCCGCCAAGGAGGCAGCTACGAGCTAA